From one Takifugu rubripes chromosome 14, fTakRub1.2, whole genome shotgun sequence genomic stretch:
- the LOC101063628 gene encoding protocadherin beta-16-like isoform X2 translates to MEIFRHERAMQWQVQAYVIVFVIGSAICQIRYSVPEEMRKGSFVGNVAEDLGIDAKRLKAGSGRIVSGESSEYIRLDADKGILVVGDRIDREKLCGQASPCSFNFEMILTNPMQLHSVVVEVLDVNDNAPVFHEKEVHIEIVENALLGTEILQESATDPDVGINALQGYTLHPTTHFNIKVVSSPNGHKYAQLYLSNALDREKEDKLLLTLTAVDGGEPQKSGTLKIHVTVLDNNDNAPIFAQSNFKASVKENVPKGTLVVKLSATDADEGMNGRVTYHFNRMSNNVAELFYLDEQSGDLKVNGRIDYEENKIYEIGVQAKDQGGQSTSTKVTIEVVDVNDNAPVITLTSFSNTIPEDSPSGTTVAIIHVKDVDSGKNGKVQCSLKSDIPFQIHSSLKNYYTLVTNGVFDRERNPEYNITFIATDEGSPPLSSNTTLTLKLSDVNDNAPVFENNYYVAHIIENNSPGLSVFSVKAHDSDFGQNARVSYLLIDSQVNGNPISTYISVNAETGDIQAIRSFDFEQIKSLSILVKGQDGGSPPLSSNTTVNLNIQDQNDNPPQVLYPVQTGGSMVAEMVPRSADVGYLVTKVVAVDVDSGQNAWLSYKLQKATDRALFEVGLQNGEIRTIRQVSDKDAVKQRLSVIVEDNGQPSRSATVIVNVAVADSFPEVLSEFTDFAHDKEYNDNLTFYLVLALAVVSFLFITCLVVIISVKIYRWRQSRILYHSSLPVIPYYPPRYSDTLGTGTLQHVYNYEVCRTTDSRKSDCKFGRAASQNVLIMDPSSTGTMQRIQSEKSILDEQHSPLEVRNTLNLSNHSNKLHITDNKGHTLDPQTIIESKQSR, encoded by the coding sequence ATGGAAATTTTCAGGCATGAACGCGCGATGCAATGGCAAGTACAGGCCTACGTCATTGTCTTTGTCATAGGTAGCGCAATATGCCAGATCCGCTAttctgttccagaggagatgagaaagGGCTCTTTCGTAGGAAACGTGGCCGAAGATTTAGGCATCGATGCAAAAAGACTGAAAGCGGGCAGCGGCCGAATTGTCAGCGGAGAAAGCAGCGAGTACATCAGACTGGACGCAGACAAAGGGATTCTCGTCGTGGGGGACAGAATCGACAGAGAGAAGCTTTGCGGTCAGGCGTCTCCCTGTAGCTTCAATTTTGAAATGATTTTGACGAATCCAATGCAGCTCCATAGCGTCGTAGTTGAAGTGCTGGACGTCAACGATAATGCGCCCGTGTTTCATGAGAAGGAAGTGCACATCGAAATTGTAGAAAATGCTCTTTTAGGAACGGAAATACTGCAGGAGAGCGCGACTGATCCTGATGTTGGCATCAACGCTTTGCAAGGCTATACATTGCACCCGACCACTCACTTTAACATCAAGGTCGTGTCCAGCCCGAACGGCCATAAATACGCACAGCTGTACCTCTCTAACGCGCTGGACCGAGAGAAGGAGGACAAGCTGCTTCTCACGCTGACTGCTGTGGATGGGGGcgagccacagaagtcagggacTCTGAAAATACATGTCACTGTGCTAGATAATAACGACAATGCCCCGATTTTTGCGCAATCGAATTTTAAAGCGTCGGTCAAAGAAAATGTTCCCAAAGGAACCTTAGTGGTGAAGCTCAGCGCGACAGATGCAGATGAAGGCATGAACGGGCGAGTCACCTACCATTTTAATCGCATGTCTAATAATGTGGCTGAATTGTTTTATCTGGATGAGCAGAGCGGGGATTTGAAAGTAAACGGTAGGATTGATTATGAAGAGAATAAGATTTATGAGATTGGCGTGCAGGCTAAAGATCAAGGTGGGCAAAGCACATCGACCAAAGTGACTATTGAAGTGGTGGACGTTAATGACAATGCACCAGTGATAACACTAACCTCCTTTTCCAATACCATCCCTGAGGATTCTCCCAGTGGAACTACTGTAGCCATTATACACGTTAAAGATGTGGATTCTGGCAAAAATGGTAAAGTACAATGCTCATTAAAAAGTGATATTCCATTCCAAATTCACTCATCTCTGAAGAATTATTATACTCTGGTGACAAATGGTGTGTTTGATAGGGAGCGTAACCCTGAATATAATATTACTTTCATCGCTACAGATGAAGGTAGCCCACCACTCTCGAGTAATACAACATTAACACTTAAATTGTCAGATGTCAATGATAATGCACCagtttttgaaaataattattatGTAGCTCATATCATTGAAAATAATTCTCCTGGattgtctgtgttttcagtgaAAGCGCACGACTCTGACTTTGGGCAGAATGCTCGTGTGTCTTACCTGCTTATCGATTCTCAGGTCAATGGAAATCCTATATCCACATATATATCTGTGAATGCAGAAACTGGAGATATCCAGGCAATTCGATCATTTGACTTTGAGCAAATCAAATCCCTGAGTATTTTAGTGAAAGGCCAAGATGGAGGCTCTCCACCATTAAGCAGCAACACTACTGTAAACTTGAATATTCAAGATCAGAACGATAACCctcctcaggttctgtacccggtccagactggaggctctatggtggctgaaatggtgcctcgttcagcagatgtgggctacctggtgactaaagtggtggctgttgatgtggactctggacagaatgcctggctctcctataaactgcagaaagccacagacagggccctgtttgaagtgggcctccagaatggagagatcagaaccatccgccaagtgtctgataaagatgctgtcaaacaaagactgagtgttatcgtggaggacaacgggcagccctctcgttcagctacagtcattgtgaacgtggcggtggccgacagcttccctgaagtgctgtcagagttcactgactttgcacacgacaaggagtacaatgacaacctgactttttacttagtcttggctttggctgtggtctccttcctcttcatcacctgtttagtggttattatatcagtcaagatctacaggtggagacagtctcgcatcctgtatcactccagtctgcctgtcattccatattatccaccacgttactcagacactttggggacagggactctccaacacgtgtacaactacgaggtgtgcaggaccactgactccagaaagagtgactgtaagtttggcagagctgctagtcagaacgtgctgataatggaccccagttctacaggaaccatgcagaggattcagagtgaaaagagcatcctggatgaacAACACTCTCCTCTAGAG
- the LOC101079567 gene encoding protocadherin beta-16-like: MANLQRVPKWRMLVDSLLLFHIFEIVSGQIRYSVPEEMKRGSLIGNVAQDLGLDIKRLLSGRARIVTGENLQYTELKTDKGILIVNQRIDREQLCGEVTPCSFSFEIILENPVELHHITIEVLDVNDHPPLFKKSQIMLEISESANLGARFVLDSAEDPDVGTNGLQNYVLSSNDNFILKQHLNPDGSKYAEMILQKQLDREKIPSLSLKLIAVDGGNPQRSGTVNINIFVLDANDNAPVFNQSVYKATVVENAAKGTSIITVNATDDDSGANGYIAYSISNTKSNTADLLSIDPASGTLFVAGAIDFEKDKKIELRIDARDQGGLSDSSKVVIDVIDVNDNAPVINVMSFTSPVSEDSRIGTTIGIINIKDLDSGDNGQVLCQVEPNAPFKVKSSLRNYYTLVTDTTLDRESVPEYNITVVARDAGIPPLSTKMTFHLKVSDVNDNAPVFSLAVYNAFITENNSPGASILGVKARDSDENQNARVSYILVDSNLDEAPLSNFISINADSGTIHALRSFDYEQIKELVFTVKAQDGGSPPLSSNVSVKLLIQDQNDNPPQVLYPVQTGGSMVAEMVPRSADVGYLVTKVVAVDVDSGQNAWLSYKLQKATDRALFEVGLQNGEIRTIRQVSDKDAVKQRLSVIVEDNGQPSRSATVIVNVAVADSFPEVLSEFTDFAHDKEYNDNLTFYLVLALAVVSFLFITCLVVIISVKIYRWRQSRILYHSSLPVIPYYPPRYSDTLGTGTLQHVYNYEVCRTTDSRKSDCKFGRAASQNVLIMDPSSTGTMQRIQSEKSILDEPDSPLEVS, translated from the coding sequence ATGGCGAATCTGCAAAGAGTCCCCAAATGGCGTATGCTTGTGGATTCTCTTTTattgtttcatatttttgaaatcGTTTCTGGTCAGATCCGCTACTCTGTACCCGAAGAGATGAAGAGGGGATCTCTCATCGGCAATGTAGCGCAGGACCTCGGTTTGGACATTAAAAGACTGCTCTCTGGTCGGGCTCGTATTGTCACCGGAGAAAACCTTCAGTACACTGAACTGAAGACAGACAAAGGGATTCTGATCGTGAATCAGAGAATCGACCGTGAGCAGCTTTGTGGAGAGGTAACGCCGTGCAGCTTCAGTTTTGAAATAATTTTAGAAAATCCTGTGGAATTGCATCACATAACGATCGAGGTGTTAGACGTGAACGATCATCCGCCGCTGTTCAAAAAATCACAAATAATGCTGGAGATCAGCGAATCAGCAAACCTCGGAGCGAGATTTGTGCTCGACAGTGCGGAGGATCCCGATGTCGGCACGAACGGCCTGCAGAATTATGTCTTATCCTCGAACGacaatttcattttaaaacagcatttaaaccCCGACGGCAGTAAATATGCAGAGATGATTCTGCAAAAGCAGCTAGATCGAGAAAAGATTCCCAGTCTCTCCTTGAAACTAATCGCTGTGGACGGCGGGAATCCGCAGAGATCCGGCACAGTAAATATCAACATTTTTGTCTTAGATGCAAATGACAATGCGCCTGTTTTCAACCAGTCAGTATATAAGGCCACTGTGGTTGAGAATGCAGCAAAGGGTACGAGTATTATTACGGTTAACGCTACAGATGACGACAGCGGGGCAAATGGCTATATCGCGTATTCTATATCAAATACAAAGAGCAATACAGCTGATTTACTTTCCATTGATCCTGCTTCAGGTACGTTGTTTGTTGCTGGGGCTATAGactttgaaaaagacaaaaaaatcgAGCTGCGAATTGATGCAAGAGACCAGGGCGGATTATCAGATTCAAGCAAAGTCGTAATCGACGTAATTGATGTGAATGACAACGCCCCTGTCATTAACGTGATGTCATTCACCAGTCCCGTGTCAGAGGACTCCCGTATAGGCACAACCATTGGCATCATAAATATTAAAGACCTTGATTCGGGTGATAACGGACAGGTTTTGTGTCAAGTAGAGCCAAACGCACCTTTTAAGGTGAAATCCAGTTTAAGAAATTATTACACGTTAGTGACAGACACAACATTAGATCGTGAGAGTGTTCCAGAATATAACATCACTGTAGTTGCTCGCGATGCTGGAATTCCTCCTCTCTcaacaaaaatgacatttcatttaaaagtctcTGATGTAAATGACAATGCTCCGGTTTTTTCACTAGCGGTTTATAATGCCTTTATCACAGAAAACAACTCACCTGGTGCTTCTATCCTTGGTGTAAAAGCAAGGGACAGTGATGAAAACCAAAATGCGCGTGTGTCTTATATTCTAGTGGATTCAAATCTTGACGAGGCTCCGTTATCgaattttatttcaattaatGCAGACAGCGGAACGATACATGCACTGCGCTCGTTTGACTATGAACAGATCAAAGAGCTGGTTTTTACGGTCAAAGCTCAGGACggaggttctcctcctctcagcagcaacgtgagtGTGAAActcctgatccaggaccagaacgataacccccctcaggttctgtacccggtccagactggaggctctatggtggctgaaatggtgcctcgttcagcagatgtgggctacctggtgactaaagtggtggctgttgatgtggactctggacagaatgcctggctctcctataaactgcagaaagccacagacagggccctgtttgaagtgggcctccagaacggagagatcagaaccatccgccaagtgtctgataaagatgccgtcaaacaaagactgagtgttatcgtggaggacaacgggcagccctctcgttcagctacagtcattgtgaacgtggcggtggccgacagcttccctgaagtgctgtcagagttcactgactttgcacacgacaaggagtacaatgacaacctgactttttacttagtcttggctttggctgtggtctccttcctcttcatcacctgtttagtggttattatatcagtcaagatctacaggtggagacagtctcgcatcctgtatcactccagtctgcctgtcattccatattatccaccacgttactcagacactttggggacagggactctccaacacgtgtacaactacgaggtgtgcaggaccactgactccagaaagagtgactgtaagtttggcagagctgctagtcagaacgtgctgataatggaccccagttctacaggaaccatgcagaggattcagagtgaaaagagcatcctggatgaaccagactctcctcttGAGGTCAGTTAA
- the LOC101066911 gene encoding protocadherin-3-like: protein MGLKMDCSWINVRKGRWQQLIVIVCLYKLILVAGQARYSVPEEQAVGSVVGNIARDLGVDVSRLVTGNARIIAKGGRQFVDLNKDKGTLVIKERIDREELCGKTTPCSFSFELILENPIQLYPVKILIQDQNDNPPQVLYPVQTGGSMVAEMVPRSADVGYLVTKVVAVDVDSGQNAWLSYKLQKATDRALFEVGLQNGEIRTIRQVTDKDAVKQRLSVIVEDNGQPSRSATVIVNVAVADSFPEVLSEFTDFAHDKEYNDNLTFYLVLALAVVSFLFITCLVVIISVKIYRWRQSRILYHSSLPVIPYYPPRYSDTLGTGTLQHVYNYEVCRTTDSRKSDCKFGRAASQNVLIMDPSSTGTMQRIQSEKSILDEPDSPLEVRFSI, encoded by the exons ATGGGATTAAAAATGGATTGTTCGTGGATCAACGTTCGCAAAGGCCGATGGCAACAACTGATCGTCATTGTTTGTCTGTACAAGCTGATCTTGGTGGCTGGGCAGGCTCGATATTCCGTTCCGGAGGAGCAGGCGGTGGGATCTGTGGTCGGGAACATTGCTAGAGATTTAGGTGTGGATGTATCGAGGCTTGTGACAGGTAACGCTCGTATTATTGCAAAAGGAGGGCGACAATTTGTGGATTTGAACAAAGACAAAGGCACCCTGGTTATAAAAGAGCGGATCGACCGAGAAGAGCTGTGTGGAAAGACGACGCCCTGTAGTTTCAGTTTTGAGCTGATTTTAGAAAACCCCATCCAGCTTTATC CAGTGAAAATCTTAatccaggaccagaacgataacccccctcaagttctgtacccggtccagactggaggctctatggtggctgaaatggtgcctcgttcagcagatgtgggctacctggtgactaaagtggtggctgttgatgtggactctggacagaatgcctggctctcctataaactgcagaaagccacagacagggccctgtttgaagtgggcctccagaatggagagatcagaaccatccgccaagtgactgataaagatgccgtcaaacaaagactgagtgttatcgtggaggacaacgggcagccctctcgttcagctacagtcattgtgaacgtggcggtggccgacagcttccctgaagtgctgtcagagttcactgactttgcacacgacaaggagtacaatgacaacctgactttttacttagtcttggctttggctgtggtctccttcctcttcatcacctgtttagtggttattatatcagtcaagatctacaggtggagacagtctcgcatcctgtatcactccagtctgcctgtcattccatattatccaccacgttactcagacactttggggacagggactctccaacacgtgtacaactacgaggtgtgcaggaccactgactccagaaagagtgactgtaagtttggcagagctgctagtcagaacgtgctgataatggaccccagttctacaggaaccatgcagaggattcagagtgaaaagagcatcctggatgaaccagactctcctctaGAGGTTCGTTTTTCTATTTAA
- the LOC101063628 gene encoding protocadherin gamma-A1-like isoform X1, which yields MGFFIPCAMALGNSSFCPKLRSRSVWTTLLFFCSLIQSAVCQIRYTIPEELKRGSLIGNVAQDLGLDIQRLRSGRARILTRQSIQYTELKTDKGILVVNEKIDREKLCGDVTPCSFSFEVILENPMELHRLTVEITDINDNAPTFRKEEIKFEISESATLGSRFLLPSAEDADVGSNDIQKYILSTNDIFGLKQHSSPDGRKYAEMVLEKPLDRESEPRLSLKLIAVDGGAPHKSGTVNIEITVLDANDNPPIFNQTLYKAAVSEKALKGTYITAVNASDADSGSNCLITYRFSNMKEQLADVFHLDENTGIITLIGQVDYEKDKKHEVIVEATDKGGLTDSSKVMIEVLDENDNAPAINVMSFSSTVPEDAPVGTTVAIINVVDADSEQNGKIACTTDSSPPFKIKPTLTNYYALLTDAGFDRELVSHYNITVKATDSGAPALTSKTILQLRISDINDNAPIFDKSSYVTPVTENNPPGISIFTVRAHDVDWDQNARISYLLEESDISGSPTSSFISINSETGVVHAVRSFDFEQLKELQLVVKAQDGGSPPLSSNVSVKILIQDQNDNPPQVLYPVQSGGSMVAEMVPRSADVGYLVTKVVAVDVDSGQNAWLSYKLQKATDRALFEVGLQNGEIRTIRQVSDKDAVKQRLSVIVEDNGQPSRSATVIVNVAVADSFPEVLSEFTDFAHDKEYNDNLTFYLVLALAVVSFLFITCLVVIISVKIYRWRQSRILYHSSLPVIPYYPPRYSDTLGTGTLQHVYNYEVCRTTDSRKSDMKTMQPMSQSLVSVDGAEADAVQLEKQPSFNISQMSTLVRNTLNLSNHSNKLHITDNKGHTLDPQTIIESKQSR from the coding sequence ATGGGATTCTTTATTCCGTGTGCAATGGCGTTGGGAAACTCGTCTTTTTGTCCTAAATTGCGCAGCAGGTCAGTGTGGACGactctccttttcttctgctcgCTCATTCAGAGTGCCGTTTGCCAGATCAGATATACGATTCCAGAGGAGCTGAAAAGGGGCTCTCTTATAGGTAATGTAGCGCAGGATCTTGGCTTGGATATACAAAGATTGCGGTCGGGTCGAGCTCGCATCCTGACCAGACAAAGCATCCAGTACACCGAGCTCAAAACAGACAAAGGCATTTTAGTCGTGAACGAGAAAATAGACCGAGAGAAGCTTTGTGGGGACGTCACGCCGTGTAGCTTCAGCTTTGAGGTGATCTTGGAAAATCCCATGGAGCTGCACCGGTTAACTGTGGAAATAACAGACATAAATGACAATGCCCCGACGTTTAGAAAGGAGGAAATTAAATTCGAAATCAGCGAATCGGCAACACTGGGGTCGCGTTTTTTGCTGCCCAGCGCGGAGGATGCAGACGTAGGCAGCAACGATATCCAGAAATATATCCTCAGTACGAATGACATATTCGGTTTGAAGCAACATTCCAGTCCAGATGGTCGAAAATATGCCGAGATGGTCCTAGAGAAGCCGTTAGACAGAGAAAGCGAGCCGAGATTGTCTCTGAAGCTCATCGCTGTTGATGGCGGGGCGCCGCATAAATCTGGTACAGTAAACATCGAAATAACGGTGCTCGATGCGAATGATAATCCTCCAATTTTTAACCAAACGCTTTACAAGGCTGCTGTTTCTGAGAAGGCATTAAAAGGCACTTATATAACAGCTGTAAATGCCAGTGATGCAGATAGCGGATCAAATTGTCTGATCACCTATAGATTCTCAAACATGAAAGAGCAACTTGCTGACGTATTTCATTTAGACGAGAATACAGGTATCATCACACTAATAGGACAAGTAGATTATGAAAAGGATAAAAAACATGAAGTTATAGTCGAGGCTACGGATAAAGGTGGCCTAACAGATTCAAGTAAAGTAATGATTGAGGTTTTAGACGAGAATGACAATGCGCCAGCCATAAATGTGATGTCATTCTCCAGCACTGTGCCGGAAGATGCGCctgtagggaccacagtagcaATAATTAACGTCGTTGACGCAGATTCCGAGCAGAACGGTAAAATAGCTTGTACCACGGACAGTAGCCccccttttaaaataaaaccaacctTAACAAACTACTATGCATTATTGACAGACGCTGGATTTGACAGAGAACTTGTATCACACTATAACATAACTGTAAAAGCAACTGATTCCGGCGCACCTGCCTTGACAAGCAAAACAATTTTACAGCTGAGGATTTCTGATATAAATGACAATGCCCCAATATTTGATAAAAGTAGCTATGTGACTCCGGTTACAGAAAATAATCCCCCCGGAATTTCTATATTTACTGTCAGGGCTCACGATGTTGACTGGGATCAAAACGCGAGAATATCATACTTATTGGAAGAAAGTGACATCAGTGGAAGTCCGACGTCATCTTTCATATCAATAAACAGTGAAACTGGAGTCGTCCATGCTGTGCGCTCATTTGATTTTGAACAACTTAAAGAACTGCAGCTCGTTGTTAAGGCTCAGgatggaggttctcctccactcagcagcaacgtgagcgtTAAAATactgatccaggaccagaacgataacccccctcaggttctgtacccggtCCAGTCTGGAGGTTCtatggtggctgaaatggtgcctcgttcagcagatgtgggctacctggtgactaaagtggtggctgttgatgtggactctggacagaatgcctggctctcctataaactgcagaaagccacagacagggccctgtttgaagtgggcctccagaatggagagatcagaaccatccgccaagtgtctgataaagatgccgtcaaacaaagactgagtgttatcgtggaggacaacgggcagccctctcgttcagctacagtcattgtgaacgtggcggtggccgacagcttccctgaagtgctgtcagagttcactgactttgctcacgacaaggagtacaatgacaacctgactttttacttagtcttggctttggctgtggtctccttcctcttcatcacctgtttagtggttattatatcagtcaagatctacaggtggagacagtctcgcatcctgtatcactccagtctgcctgtcattccatattatccaccacgttactcagacactttggggacagggactctccaacacgtgtacaactatgaggtgtgcaggaccactgactccagaaagagtgacATGAAAACTATGCAGCCAATGAGTCAAAGTTTGGTGAGTGTTGATGGAGCTGAGGCTGATGCTGTGCAGTTGGAAAAACAACCGTCATTCAACATTTCTCAAATGTCAACCTTG
- the LOC101061082 gene encoding protocadherin gamma-A5-like, translating into MDRWISSYGALRWRLCFSRTSQILLILLYLICNVGGQIRYSIPEEMKKGSLVGNIASDLGINVQRLRSGLARIVTGENTQYTELKTDKGIFVVNERIDREQLCGDITPCSFSFDLILENPMELNHVTVEVLDINDNSPSFHQHDMQLTIGESAATGARFVLPTANDPDVGVNGLQEYYLSPNDNFVLKRYSNSDGRKYAEMVLEKPLDRERYPNLSLKLIAVDGGTPQKSGTVNIDITVLDANDNSPVFNQTVYKASVKENAPKGTFIIRVNATDADSGSNGLIYYSFSKMQGSIDSVFEIDTNTGVISLSGAVDFEKNKKYEIGIEASDQGALTDSSKVIVDVIDLNDNPPVIHVMSFTSPVSEDSPPGTTIGIINVKDLDSGHNGHVNCRIEQNAPFKVKSGLKNYYTLVTDAVLDRESVSDYNITVIATDAGTPSLLTKKTFNIKISDVNDNAPVFPQAVYSAPIVENNSPGVSVLTLRAKDPDENQNARISYILEDTQIGASPVSEYMSVNAESGVIHAVKSFDYEQIKELVFTVKAQDGGSPPLSSNVSVKILIQDQNDNPPQVLYPVQTGGSMVAEMVPRSADVGYLVTKVVAVDVDSGQNAWLSYKLQKATDRALFEVGFQNGEIRTIRQVSDKDAVKQRLSVIVEDNGQPSRSATVIVNVAVADSFPEVLSEFTDFAHDKEYNDNLTFYLVLALAVVSFLFITCLVVIISVRIYRWRQSRILYHSSLPVIPYYPPRYSDTLGTGTLQHVYNYEVCRTTDSRKSDCKFGRAASQNVLIMDPSSTGTMQRIQSEKSILDEPDSPLEVS; encoded by the coding sequence ATGGATCGCTGGATATCGAGCTATGGGGCTCTAAGATGGCGTTTATGCTTCAGTCGGACATCGCAGattcttctgattcttctgTACCTCATTTGTAATGTCGGAGGACAAATCCGATATTCAATAccagaagaaatgaagaaagGCTCCCTTGTCGGTAATATTGCGTCAGACCTCGGCATAAATGTGCAAAGGCTCCGCTCTGGTTTGGCCCGGATCGTTACCGGAGAAAACACCCAGTACACGGAGCTGAAGACAGACAAAGGGATTTTCGTGGTGAACGAGAGGATAGACAGGGAGCAGCTTTGTGGAGACATAACGCCGTGCAGCTtcagctttgatttgattttagaAAATCCGATGGAGCTCAACCACGTTACGGTCGAGGTTTTGGACATTAATGATAATTCGCCCTCATTTCATCAGCACGACATGCAGCTGACAATTGGGGAATCCGCGGCAACGGGAGCACGTTTTGTTTTACCCACAGCCAATGATCCTGATGTCGGAGTGAACGGACTTCAGGAATATTATTTATCCCCAAATGATAATTTTGTCTTAAAAAGGTATTCCAATTCTGACGGCAGAAAGTATGCGGAAATGGTTCTTGAGAAGCCGCTGGATAGGGAGCGTTACCCAAATCTCTCTCTCAAGCTAATAGCCGTGGATGGTGGGACTCCACAGAAGTCTGGTACAGTAAATATTGATATAACTGTTTTAGATGCTAATGATAACTCCCCTGTTTTCAATCAAACCGTTTACAAAGCGTCTGTCAAGGAAAATGCTCCAAAGGGCACGTTTATTATCAGAGTAAATGCCACAGATGCAGACAGTGGATCAAATGGTTTGATTTATTATTCCTTTTCCAAAATGCAAGGCAGTATTGACAGTGTATTCGAAATTGACACAAACACTGGTGTTATTTCTCTTTCTGGTGCAGTTGActttgaaaaaaacaagaaatatGAAATTGGGATTGAAGCTTCAGATCAAGGAGCATTAACAGACTCCAGTAAAGTCATCGTGGATGTGATTGACCTGAATGATAATCCACCTGTCATTCATGTGATGTCATTCACGAGTCCTGTATCAGAGGATTCTCCTCCTGGTACAACTATTGGCATTATTAATGTAAAGGATCTTGATTCTGGCCATAATGGACATGTAAACTGTAGAATTGAACAAAATGCACCTTTTAAAGTTAAATCTGGTTTGAAGAATTATTACACTTtggtaacagatgctgtattaGATCGTGAAAGTGTTTCAGATTATAATATTACTGTAATTGCCACCGATGCAGGAACTCCTTCTCTTTTAACCAAGAAAACCTTTAATATAAAGATCTCTGATGTGAATGACAATGCTCCAGTGTTTCCACAAGCTGTTTACTCTGCACCTATAGTGGAAAATAACTCTCCTGGTGTCTCTGTTCTCACGTTGAGGGCGAAAGATCCTGATGAAAATCAAAATGCCAGAATATCTTACATTTTGGAAGATACTCAGATTGGTGCATCACCAGTTTCTGAGTACATGTCTGTCAATGCTGAAAGTGGAGTGATTCACGCTGTGAAGTCCTTTGACTATGAACAAATCAAAGAGCTGGTTTTCACGGTCAAAGCTCAGgatggaggttctcctccactcagcagcaacgtgagtgtgaaaatcctgatccaggaccagaacgataacccccctcaggttctgtacccggtccagactgggggctctatggtggctgaaatggtgcctcgttcagcagatgtgggctacctggtgactaaagtggtggctgttgatgtggactctggacagaatgcctggctctcctataaactgcagaaagccacagacagggccctgtttgaagtgggcttccagaatggagagatcagaaccatccgccaagtgtctgataaagatgccgtcaaacaaagactgagtgttatcgtggaggacaacgggcagccctctcgttcagctacagtcattgtgaacgtggcggtggccgacagcttccctgaagtgctgtcagagttcactgactttgcacacgacaaggagtacaatgacaacctgactttttacttagtcttggctttggctgtggtctccttcctcttcatcacctgtttagtggttattatatcagtcaggatctacaggtggagacagtctcgcatcctgtatcactccagtctgcctgtcattccatattatccaccacgttactcagacactttggggacagggactctccaacacgtgtacaactacgaggtgtgcaggaccactgactccagaaagagtgactgtaagtttggcagagctgctagtcagaacgtgctgataatggaccccagttctacaggaaccatgcagaggattcagagtgaaaagagcatcctggatgaaccagactctcctctcGAGGTCAGTTAA